One Acidobacteriota bacterium genomic region harbors:
- a CDS encoding response regulator, with protein MTLKTLIVEDEPPARRRLRRLLEETGRVDVLAEADTVRDAVTKIRHHDPQVVFLDIRIPGGEGFDVLERLETLPLVVFVTAYDDFAVRAFERDAVDYLVKPVTSDRLVEALDRVERRLEREQVQAGIPGMLAQRPGMPPRIVARRRGRIVLLAPEEVSHVSADHTLVFAWKQGHSYLVPRTLQSLEEELTPLGFRRTHRSVLVNLAAIAAVRPAESGNFLLELSDGQGTRVPLSRRRARALREEIGF; from the coding sequence ATGACGCTGAAAACCCTGATCGTCGAAGATGAGCCGCCGGCCCGGAGGCGGCTGAGGCGGTTGCTCGAGGAGACCGGACGCGTGGACGTGCTGGCCGAGGCGGACACGGTGCGCGACGCCGTGACCAAGATCCGCCATCACGACCCCCAGGTGGTCTTCCTCGACATCCGGATTCCCGGTGGCGAGGGCTTCGACGTGCTCGAGCGTCTCGAAACCCTGCCGCTGGTGGTCTTCGTCACCGCCTACGACGATTTCGCCGTGCGCGCCTTCGAACGGGATGCCGTGGACTACCTGGTCAAGCCGGTCACCTCCGATCGCCTGGTGGAAGCCCTGGACCGGGTCGAGCGGCGCCTCGAAAGGGAGCAGGTCCAGGCGGGGATTCCCGGGATGCTGGCCCAGCGGCCGGGCATGCCGCCGCGGATCGTCGCCCGTCGCCGGGGCCGGATCGTGCTCCTCGCGCCGGAAGAGGTCAGTCACGTCAGTGCGGACCACACCCTGGTCTTCGCCTGGAAGCAAGGTCACTCCTACCTGGTACCGCGCACCCTGCAGAGCCTGGAAGAGGAACTCACCCCTTTGGGGTTCCGGCGGACCCACCGCTCGGTGCTGGTCAACCTCGCCGCCATTGCCGCGGTGCGTCCCGCGGAATCCGGCAACTTCCTGCTCGAACTCAGCGATGGCCAGGGGACTCGTGTCCCTCTCAGCCGCCGCCGGGCCCGGGCGCTGCGAGAGGAGATCGGGTTTTGA
- a CDS encoding polymer-forming cytoskeletal protein encodes MRNRPVIAMLATVLAVLAGISAAEAEECADRVMRLGTTRFVQASRLLVESDRVDVGDTYAFSGDTTIRGVVEGDLSVLTPELDIGGRVSGDLNVCARHVEIDGEVADDVRVFSESLRVGGRVAGDLLAFVGSFYLEPAGSALGGLLIYSADVSLEGDVAGPVRIYGAAVRLSGSFGADVWVECDELTLEPGVHIAGDLVYKARNTVAPPAGSVDGEIRQVEMTPEELAEEDGGNSFLAFSPAARVTFHVYLAFVALLGGLLLVLFFRPFVDGSLAHAGGATLLVSSFGVGLVCLLVALVLSLLCLIVLPLSLGLLSALGALIYFGSLLGKMIAGQMLLRPLLRGEGHPALALVVGVGAFFVVDFIPVAGELLWLFFTIAGMGAALHQLRCSMPAPQASSAPAE; translated from the coding sequence ATGAGAAACCGCCCCGTCATCGCGATGCTGGCGACCGTGCTGGCGGTCCTGGCCGGCATCTCCGCGGCCGAGGCGGAAGAGTGCGCCGATCGGGTGATGCGGCTGGGGACCACGCGGTTCGTCCAGGCGAGCAGGCTGCTGGTGGAGAGCGACCGGGTCGATGTGGGCGACACCTACGCTTTTTCCGGTGATACCACGATTCGGGGCGTCGTCGAGGGGGACCTGTCGGTCCTGACCCCCGAGCTCGATATCGGCGGCAGGGTCAGCGGCGATCTCAACGTTTGCGCCCGCCACGTCGAAATCGACGGTGAGGTGGCCGATGACGTGCGGGTCTTCAGCGAGTCGTTGAGGGTCGGAGGGCGGGTCGCCGGAGACCTGCTGGCCTTTGTCGGCAGCTTCTATCTCGAGCCCGCCGGCTCCGCACTCGGCGGGCTGTTGATCTACTCGGCCGATGTCTCGCTCGAAGGCGATGTGGCCGGCCCCGTGCGGATCTACGGGGCCGCCGTCCGTCTTTCGGGGAGCTTCGGTGCCGATGTCTGGGTCGAGTGCGACGAACTGACCCTCGAGCCGGGCGTCCATATCGCCGGGGACCTGGTCTACAAGGCGCGCAACACGGTGGCCCCCCCCGCGGGGAGCGTGGACGGCGAGATCCGGCAGGTGGAGATGACTCCCGAGGAGTTGGCGGAGGAGGACGGCGGCAACTCCTTCCTCGCGTTCTCGCCGGCGGCGCGGGTGACGTTCCACGTCTACCTGGCCTTCGTCGCCCTGCTCGGCGGCCTGCTCCTGGTGCTTTTCTTCCGCCCCTTCGTGGACGGGTCGCTGGCCCATGCCGGGGGCGCCACGCTGCTCGTTTCGAGCTTCGGCGTCGGCCTGGTCTGCCTGCTGGTGGCCCTCGTGCTCTCTCTGCTCTGCCTGATCGTCCTGCCGCTGAGCCTGGGACTGCTCTCGGCTCTCGGTGCGTTGATCTACTTCGGCTCGCTGCTGGGCAAGATGATCGCCGGCCAGATGCTGCTGCGTCCCCTGCTGCGCGGCGAAGGGCACCCGGCGTTGGCCCTGGTGGTGGGGGTGGGAGCGTTCTTCGTGGTCGATTTCATTCCCGTGGCGGGCGAGCTGCTCTGGCTGTTCTTCACCATCGCCGGCATGGGAGCGGCGTTGCACCAGCTCCGGTGCTCGATGCCCGCCCCGCAAGCCTCCAGCGCCCCCGCCGAGTAA
- a CDS encoding ABC-F family ATP-binding cassette domain-containing protein, which translates to MLSLAAISRSVGGRTLFEDVSWTIHPGDRIGLVGPNGCGKTTLLRIIAGVDEPDRGRIRRRRGLHVAYLPQEVEAELHPRTSVLEAALSGADHVRELGREIEALAERMAELDARGDAAALAEVAATYGERRSLFEWFGGDGLEARARVVLGGLGFSREACDAPVGTLSGGWRMRVLMARMLLSGADLLLLDEPTNHLDLDALAWLEAHLGASPAAVVVVSHDRIFLDRVVERIADLVAGRLRVTRGDYSAWVRRRRAEREQLEARDRQLAAEEDRLRRFVERFGAKATKASQASDRKRRLEEVRGQRRALVFDPAWSWSFSWPPPPPGPDLLLSLEKAAFGFDGRPVLEGVDLHLRRGDRLAVLGANGAGKTTLLRGLAGDLFPLAGRREVARGLLVARFHQHQLEAMDPAASVFEQAGRTAPGRTPEQVRRALGTLGLGEEHISRPVSSLSGGERARLALARLLLEPCHLLMLDEPTNHLDLPLREALEQALEAWPGTLIVVSHDRVFLERLTRESLVVEGGRVERLEGGWRQWLARRSAVAAAGVESPGARVGRASAHHRSRAGRRARAEALQARRRRLRPLQEEVARLEDEVHAAEQRLAEIDAGLADPAVHADGPRLGLLAAERGEVARRLEVLTAAWAEKAEQLEAAENEAAD; encoded by the coding sequence ATGCTCTCCCTGGCCGCCATCTCCCGCTCGGTGGGAGGACGCACCCTCTTCGAAGACGTCAGCTGGACGATCCATCCGGGCGACCGCATCGGCCTGGTGGGGCCCAACGGCTGCGGCAAGACCACCCTGCTACGGATCATCGCCGGGGTGGACGAGCCTGACCGGGGCCGGATCCGCCGCCGCCGGGGACTGCACGTGGCCTACCTGCCCCAGGAGGTGGAGGCCGAACTGCACCCCCGGACCTCGGTGCTCGAAGCGGCCCTGTCCGGTGCCGATCACGTGCGGGAGCTGGGGCGGGAAATCGAGGCCCTGGCCGAGCGCATGGCGGAACTCGACGCCCGGGGAGACGCCGCCGCCCTGGCCGAGGTGGCGGCGACCTATGGCGAGCGCCGCTCCCTTTTCGAGTGGTTCGGCGGCGATGGGCTCGAGGCCCGCGCCCGGGTGGTGCTCGGCGGCCTGGGCTTCAGCCGGGAGGCCTGCGACGCTCCCGTGGGCACCCTCTCCGGGGGATGGAGGATGCGGGTCCTGATGGCGCGGATGCTGCTGTCCGGTGCCGACCTGCTGCTGCTCGACGAGCCCACCAACCACCTGGACCTCGATGCCCTGGCCTGGCTCGAGGCCCATCTCGGGGCCTCGCCCGCGGCGGTGGTGGTGGTCAGCCACGATCGCATCTTCCTCGACCGGGTGGTGGAACGCATCGCCGACCTGGTGGCGGGTCGTCTGCGGGTCACCCGGGGCGACTACTCGGCCTGGGTCCGGCGCCGGCGGGCGGAGCGGGAACAGCTCGAGGCCCGGGATCGTCAGCTCGCCGCCGAGGAAGATCGTCTGCGACGCTTCGTCGAGCGCTTCGGCGCCAAGGCGACCAAGGCCAGCCAGGCTTCCGACCGCAAACGACGCCTGGAGGAGGTGCGCGGGCAACGCCGCGCCCTGGTCTTCGATCCGGCCTGGAGCTGGTCCTTCTCCTGGCCGCCGCCGCCGCCGGGCCCGGACCTGTTGTTGAGTCTCGAGAAGGCCGCGTTCGGCTTCGACGGGCGGCCGGTGCTCGAGGGGGTCGACCTGCACCTCCGGCGTGGGGACCGCCTGGCCGTGCTGGGCGCCAACGGTGCGGGCAAGACCACCCTGTTGCGGGGTCTGGCCGGCGATCTCTTCCCGCTCGCGGGGCGGCGCGAGGTGGCCCGGGGTCTGCTCGTGGCCCGCTTCCACCAGCACCAGCTCGAGGCGATGGATCCGGCGGCCAGCGTTTTCGAGCAGGCCGGTCGCACGGCGCCGGGTCGCACTCCCGAGCAGGTGCGTCGTGCGCTGGGGACCCTGGGCCTGGGAGAAGAACACATCTCCCGGCCGGTGAGTTCCCTGTCGGGAGGGGAACGGGCACGCCTGGCCCTGGCCCGCCTGCTGCTCGAACCCTGCCATCTGCTGATGCTCGACGAGCCGACCAATCACCTGGACCTGCCGCTGCGGGAGGCCCTGGAGCAGGCCCTGGAGGCCTGGCCGGGCACCCTGATCGTGGTCAGCCACGACCGGGTCTTCCTCGAGCGGCTGACCCGCGAGAGCCTGGTGGTGGAAGGAGGCCGGGTCGAGCGCCTGGAGGGGGGCTGGCGCCAGTGGTTGGCCCGCCGGAGCGCGGTGGCCGCGGCCGGCGTGGAGTCGCCCGGGGCCCGGGTGGGCCGGGCGTCGGCGCACCACCGCTCGAGGGCCGGACGCCGGGCGCGGGCCGAGGCCCTCCAGGCGCGCCGGCGCCGGCTGCGCCCCCTGCAGGAGGAGGTCGCCCGCCTGGAAGACGAGGTCCACGCCGCCGAACAGCGCCTGGCGGAGATCGATGCCGGGCTGGCGGATCCCGCCGTCCATGCGGACGGCCCCCGCCTCGGGCTCCTGGCTGCCGAGCGCGGGGAGGTGGCCCGCCGGCTCGAAGTCCTGACGGCCGCCTGGGCCGAGAAGGCCGAGCAACTGGAAGCCGCGGAGAACGAGGCCGCCGATTGA